Genomic window (Candidatus Binataceae bacterium):
ATAGTGCTGACCTGACGCGTGCCGCGGCTGGCAGATCCATTTCGCGGCCGCAGCCAGATCAGGTTGCTCCACTATCTCGCGCATTACGCACGCGACCGGCAGGCCATCGGCGGCGCTCGATAGCTGCCACAGCGTGTTCACCGCAACGCCGACCCCCGCTTCGTTCGCTCCGCAAAGCCCGATCATTCCGCAGATCGTCATGACCGTGGTGCGCGGTCCGCCGTTTCTGGCCGTGCTGATAACCGCCTGACCGCCGTCTAGGTAGGCGCGCAGGTCCATATTCTGGGCGAGAATTGGAGCTTGGCCCTCGCGTCCGCGGATTGCGATGATACTGCAGTGATTGGCCTCCGCGGAGGGCCGGCGGTAGTGCCTCGCCCCGAACCACCATTCCTCGTCCATGAATTGAAACGCTAAGGTCTCCGGCAAGGATCGTCCGCTGCCTTCGGCGATACCCTCGATTTCTTCCAGCAGCGCCGGGGTCCAGTATCGCATCGCGGCCACAAACCGGGTTTGCGCGAGAAACGCCTCGATGAAGGAATCGGGATGGACGCCAAAGCGTTGGGTCAGGCTTTCGCGCCAGCGGTGGCGGACATCGCTTATGGATTTTCGCAAGGTTTCGCCGTGCTGGCATCCTTGCGCTCGGGGCGGGCCACAGAGACGCAGGAATGGAAGCGAAGACGCGGACACTGGATCGAGGATACTCCGCTGATGAAATGATTGAAAATTGAGCACGAGCCACCGGTCGCCGGCACCGGCCGAGGCCTGCGG
Coding sequences:
- a CDS encoding C45 family peptidase — its product is MSDSPQASAGAGDRWLVLNFQSFHQRSILDPVSASSLPFLRLCGPPRAQGCQHGETLRKSISDVRHRWRESLTQRFGVHPDSFIEAFLAQTRFVAAMRYWTPALLEEIEGIAEGSGRSLPETLAFQFMDEEWWFGARHYRRPSAEANHCSIIAIRGREGQAPILAQNMDLRAYLDGGQAVISTARNGGPRTTVMTICGMIGLCGANEAGVGVAVNTLWQLSSAADGLPVACVMREIVEQPDLAAAAKWICQPRHASGQHYLIGDPGGFASFEASATLVSSVPWKDSPVFVHTNHPLAAAPNERLRRAEADSRGRYERLCNLMAAKTPALEEVKAALSSPEGPHSISVRPSPDDATSTMTFASIVMELKRPPTIQLAGEPPCLNAYRPVGW